The Nicotiana tomentosiformis chromosome 2, ASM39032v3, whole genome shotgun sequence genome includes the window tagaatttgaagtttgaaaaacaggtttttcaaattttccttcACAAAACTTCAGCTATGTTTTCATGTCCAAATACCCTTTTCCAACTTCAGCTTCAAACgctacttctttttttttttttttaaatcgcAACCAAATCGTGTCCAAATGCTTAAAAGTATCAGTGGTATATGTCTTGTATTAgttggagttgggaattttaatGTTATCAAGTTCAAATAAATTATATTACTTGTCAAGTTATAATTTTGAAATGGGCCCAAATTGAACAACATGGATAGAGGATTCATTTTCCTTGGTTTTCTTGATACTACTGGTCTCTGCTTCAATACCATTGAGTAGACTTGTCATGTTTAATTTTGAAATCAACCAGTGTAAATAGGCCTTAGCTTTTTTCCAAAGCTTTCTTCTAGATTTCTGATTTCCAATTCTACCATTCAATAATTATTTTAACCGACGCACAAAGAAAATATTGTTGCAAATGAATAGATATTGAGGAATTGTTCCAGAAGATGTAGTTTCTTATTACATCCTTTATTCAGGTTAGGTTATCGATGGATTACAAGACTTTTGGGTCTTGCCTTATATGCAATGCTACTTATGCCTGGTTTTCTCCAAGGTAAGTGTAAAAAGAAGGTGCTCTTTTCCAATTCATTCATATTAAAAGAATGAGGATACCTTCTCTAGCTTAAGGCATTCGTATTGAAGCTAAGAATATGCCCTTTGATATACCATTCATATGTCCGAAAAAGGATTGTTTTCAGTGCAATTCTTCAGATATAACTTAGAAGAACTGGAATCAAGAAAACAGCTAATGCATTCTTGTTATAGTAAAATATTATGACCATCAGTTTGAAGAGTTGGAAACCCGGGTATAAATTGTAATGCATATTGCAGCTATATATCAACTCCCTGATATTTCTCACTCATATGTCCGACAAGGgttacttttctaatataattcttcaaacaaAAGAACTAAAATCAGGAAATTGTATGATGCATTCTTGCTTGTGGAATAATATTGTGACCATATGCCATTAGAGGCAAATAGCTACCGCCAAGCAGTGACAAAAAAGCCTGTTTAATAGTTTCTTTTATCAGCCTGTTTTATAGTTGTGACATTTCATGTAGCAAAATATTTTTGTCATGGTCATATTTTCTCATTTGGGTGGAGGGTGGCCGTAGGGTGGGTTAGCATGGAGAGGGATGCTTTTGTGGTCATTTGCTGAGTCACATTTACCAAGGACCCACTGTGACGAAGACTATGCAGTGTTTCTTTTGTATTCAGCAGCTATATATATCTATAACTGTCACAAAGGGACTGCATTTAACTTTATCTGTCAATTGTGGCAGTTGcatattattatttcttttcaCCGCTGGTCCGGCGAAGTGTTGTCTATGGTGATCAACCTAGGAATAGGtatgttttttttcttcttttttttccttgcCTACTTTTTCAGGTCGACTCAAACTGACATTATGTTGCAGGTTGGACTTATATCTACCGGAAAATATAAACAGCCCTAAGCCAGTTGTGGCATTTGTAACAGGTGGAGCATGGATTATTGGGTGAGTAAGAAAGCTAGATACTTCTCCTTTCTTTCGTTTTAAACCTTAAGTTCCTCTCGTACATAAGAAACAAGAGATCTAGCATTTAGGAGCCGTTTGATACGGATAATAATCCCCGGATAGAATTTGAGATTGTATTTATCCCATGTTTGATTATAGGTATTAGCTAATCTCGGGATAAATTTTACACTAAAATGGTGGGATTAGCTATCCCATAGAAGGTGGGATAGCAAATCCCATGGGATATCCCACCCCATGAGATATCCTTGTTTATCCCACCATTCTATCATACGACCCCTTAGTCTCTTTTGTATAATTGATCATAAATTTCCTCTTATACCTCTTTAGTGTTATGGACTATCGTTTACTTTGTTTTTAGGGTATTTAGGTTTCTGCCTTTCTTCATGAAACTGATAAAGAGCTTTCCTACCTTTCTAAGACTGCTATAGCCACTCCCGCGCTTGTTAGGTGTGTTTTCCGCATTAGGgtaaggaaaagaagaaaatgtCTTCCTATATTATTTCTGCTTGCAGTAATCGTTGGGCATCTAGGGACCCCATTCATTAATTTCAAGGCAGTGATAATAGCATCAAATTACAAGTACCAGCATTGAGTGGCTAGTCTAAGCACATAATAGTTAAATTGTTTTCCTTGTCATATTGGAATAAGTATCACTATATATTTATGTATGTCGAAGTATGATCCATTGTCAATTGTGTATAACGATCTTGGGTCTCTTCTACTAGTATCTACTACCTGGGATAAGAAGGCAGTTGATGGTAGGTTCCAAATTCCAGTATTTTCAATTTTATAAATAGATGCCGCCGACCTAGCGAGTGATGATTTCTGAAGTTCAAAAACTGTCAACACTCTGAAATGTGTGTTTGGTCCACAGATGCAATTGGTGATAGGAGATCTCAATCATGTGTTCAATGGCAAGTTAGGCGGATGCAAGTTAGAATGGCATCTGCAAGATGAAGTAAATCTGTGAAGTGGTGGAAGCCTCCACGATATTTTGTATCCTAATAAACTGTAATATGAACTTGGGGGCTGTGATAGGTAACCCCATCTTTGCAACTTTCTTCCCTGGTTTAGATTAAATAATTCCCCATCAAAATTCTGTCTGGTCCAAATTATACCCAAGGAAGAAAGGTGCTTTAAATCTTTGATATTGAAATTTCAACTCCATCAAGAACTCTTGGAATTTGTTCCCATTACAAATCCGACATTACTTATGATGTGTATAAAGCACTAAAAAGCTCCTTACCATATGGAGGCATGTTCCACATGAACTTCCATTAAGTAGAAGGTTTGGAGCTCATAGCAACACTAAAATTCTTACGTAAAGTTGTCTTTCTCATTTCTTGTTGCACAAGCAAATGCCAACAAATAAGAAATTCTCTTCTCCCCAGATTCTCTGCTGTGAGCCTGTGACAAAGATTCAAACATCTGGCATGAGTGAGTTACCTCCAAACAATGATTTATTAGCCTCACAGGCACATTTCCAGAGTAACAATCATGAGACCAATAACTGGAGCTAAAACCAAAAAGGTTATATATAGGTACTTCTGAATAGATGTTAGCACCTTAATATCCCTAACTAGTTCTCCTTTAGTCATGGCATGTTAAATCCTGGATTGGATGGACGATGTGCTTTTGCTCTCTGGATATGTATGACATTTATATTGAAGTCCATGTACTCATGCAGGTACAAGGCCTGGGGTTCTCTCTTAGGAAAGCAATTATCAGAACATGACATCATAGTAGCATGCATTGATTACAGGTAACTGGTTATCTTAGGTTGCATACTGCATCCACTTACCTGCTTCATTATGTGTTTTCAGTTTATAACTTGTTCTCCTGGATGATCTGTTAGATAGAAGTGGGAACTAAGAAGTAAGCTTTATAGTGAATCAATAGAACATAATTCTGATTAACATATTCGCTTTTCAATGAGGCAATCATAGATAATCCCCATATTCATGGATATGTGGGCCTTACATTAAATGTTTATCCATTCTGCATTTCTTTATTGGTAAGCGATAACCTTTAGTATCACCTAACTGGTAAAAATAACTTCTTTTTTTCCGAAGAAAATAATGGTGGGTGTCAAAGCATCATAATGTAATATGATGCACACTGATCATGACTGATTTTTCTGTCCTCCTTTCTTTGTTCAGTAGTTCCTTCACATGATAAAAAATTTTCCATGGTCGAGATGCATAATAGACTCTTTGGTTGCAGAAACTTTCCCCAGGGAACAATAGGCGATATGGTGGAAGATGTTTCTCAGGGAATCTCATTTGTTTGCAGCACCATAGCTGATTACGGTGGTGATCCAAACAGGTTAAACATCATGCCGCTGATTTGCAATTAGAAAATAATTGAATAACCATGTCCATATCATATCTACGATAAGAAATTATTTTCATCATACTTATTAAtggattgggggggggggggggggggaatagtTCTTATGGACTCAGATCTgcaaaatatgaaatagaaatacCAGGCAGTTCCTAAGAAGCCATTTTTTTCTTACCAAAGACGTGATATTTTCAACATTGACATGCCGTCTGTATATTTATCCAGGATTTATCTCATGGGTCAATCTGCTGGTGCACATATCTCTTCCTGTGCTCTTATGAAGCAGGCAATCAAAGAATCTAGAGGAGAAAGTGTTTCTTGGAGCGCCTCCCAGATAAAAGCTTATTTTGGTTTATCAGGCGGGTAAGTAACCAATTTAGTAGCAAAGTTGTTACCGGCATCGTTATTGTTTTCAATCTAGGTATGAGTTGGATTCCACGTGATTGAAATCAAATAAAAAGAACTAAAGTATccttctttttcctttccttgCCCTATAGTTTTTCTGCTTTTTTCATACCATAATGGTGTAGTATTCTTTTTCCCCGCAGCACTCTTTTGGTGCTTCAAATGCTCAAACCAAAGAATTGTCTGCATTTTATGTGTTATTTTCTCAGTTGGCATgctcttgtttttctttttttctttttcttttttcaaaaatttctcgCTAATTGGTGTCACATTGTTTGACTTGACAGGTACAATTTACCCAATTTAGTTGATCATTTCAATAATAGAGGGTTATATCGCTCAATTTTCTTGAGGTATTCGCTAACAGCATTCTCTCGCAGAACAGGCATAACCTTTAGTTAGCTTAAGTTGTCACACTTAGCTTTCCGTGAATTTGAGATTTAACTTGTCATCTGCACTCTGCAGTATAATGGAAGGGGAAGAATCATTGCGAAATTTCTCTCCTGAAATGATGGTACAGGATCAGAGCTCTAAAGCAGCTATCCGTTTGCTGCCTCACGTTATCCTATTTCATGGTACTTCAGATAGCTCCATTCCATCGGATTCAAGGTCTGAATTCCTTCTGAAGAGCAATGATGACCCCCCACCTTTACTTTAATGCAGGATATGGTTATACTTTGTGATGTATCTCGTCTGATTAATGGATTATATAAAAGCGTggctaggggtgttcataaaaatccgaaaaaccgaaccaaaccgaccagAAAACCcactatgttgctcggactctccgaaaatgtGGCCGgctgcgtgtcggatcctccaaaagtagtgcatttttggaggatctgacACGGGTGCGACGACATTTTGGAGAGTCAACGTAACATAGAaaaccgatactttttaggtttggtttggttttggctttgaattttaaaaaccgatcaaatttggtttggtttcggttttaatcaaaaaaaacaggaaaaaaccgaaccaaaccgactatagaaatagctatttaaatttattattacacatatatatatgtttatttttatataaagtttctaaaattttatggtacatattagacATTTGTATTTTTtggtctagttctttgctattataataatctaattctttgcttttatattctagtttgattgatagttttcttttgctaagtacaagaatttatttcatgttaaaaataatcgatttttaattgagtaattaaattattcatcaGTATTTGATTCAATTCAATATATTTTGGTAAAAGATAGATTactcaaagagcaattgatttgatagtgttacgttgaaaatgtactcgccggaatatgtgtttggtagtgttatgtatgtctcatatttaagaaaaaaaccgataaataaccgaaaaaaccgaaaaaaCGACAAAAACCGATAAAAACCGAATCGATTAAAAAACGACTTaattggttggtttggttccaatatttgaagaaccaacttacttggtttggtttcttttttagggaaaaaccgatccaaaccgaaccatgaacacccctgaGCATGGCTATCAAGTAAGAGTGTGAACTTGTATAATAACATGTTGAAATTGCTTGTTCTGTGCAGTAAAACATTTGTAGATACACTTTGCGGAGTGGGAGCTCAAGCTGAACTGATTTTGTATGATGGAAAAACTCACACAGATTTATTCCTTCAAGTATGTATCCACTGTATTTTGCCTGTCCAATTGTCCTATGTTCATTGGCTAATGTAGGCCAAAGCTGGGAACAGAACCACTTCAGTTCCAGCCATAACATTTGAATTCGTGCTAGAAACCGTGGTCAAATTCAGCTTAAAAGAATGAAGAAATATCACTAAGCTGGATTTTGGTTTTTGTTTTTCCCTGGGAAAACTAGAAATAGGCCATCCTACCAGTGACTAACTTTAAATATTGGCAACATTCTCTAGATAGATACCCTCTTCTTTGGGCTCTCTCCGCAGCTAAATCCCTGCCATTTTCCCAAGCACTCGTGTATTTGGTTGTTTTTGTTTCCCTGTTAGTGCGGGAATGAAATATTCGTGCTTCGTTCATTCTTGTATAGTTTGTTGAATCATTAGGATAAGATAAAGTTTCAGTTTCTTGCTGCAATTTAATGTGTCTTGAACTGCAGGATCCTCTAAGAGGTGGTAAAGATGATCTTTTTGACCATATAGTAGCATATATACATGCTAATGACAAAGATGCTCTTGCTAAGGATGCTATGGCACCTCCAAGAAGGCGGCTTGTCCCCGAAATCTTGTTGAAGTTAGCTCGCAGGATCAGCCCTTTTTGAGACTGCAGCATTTGATAGTCGCGAAGAGGCTCTTAAGACTGCAGCATACACTTTTATCCTCCGAGCAAAGAAGCGATATTCTACCAAATCGATCACAATTGCGCTGTCAGATCTTATACTTCTGGTTTTGATGATAAGATTTTACAGGGATTGATCCCATAGGACCAATCTTCAGACTTTGTACCCTGGAAGCTATTGATACCTATGCATCTTGTGTTAATAATGTCTTACCGTGATTTTGTATCAATTCAAGATAGTGTTTCCCTTTTATCCGTTGCATGACCATTATATAGAGGACTGATCAATTGCGATAAAGTAGTCATCTGTAATATATTGAGAAGTTATCATAGGTTGACAATTGGCTCTTGACATATTGCAATGTCTCCACATAGGCGAATGTCCATTATACAAACGTTATAACACTGAACCAAATTAACATGCATTAACAAATGATGCATCATAACATAGCAAtctaaggaaaataaaaggatgTAAAGAGAAGGTAAACAAAAGTTTTACACTTACGAAAATACTACAACAACTCAGTGTAATTTCACAAGTGAGTATAGGGACGGTAACGTGTACGCAGATTTTATCTCACCTTGAAAGTAGAGAGGTGGTTTTCGATAGTCGAGAGTAAACAAAAGTTTTACGCTTCTGAAAATGAAATACTGTAAACTAAATGATATAAAAAACTTTTGTTTACTCTcacgagggtctatcagaaataaTCTCTCGTACCTTCAAAGTCGTGGTAAAATTTGCTTACACCCTACCCCTAGACCCTTTAGCATTAAAAGAAAGAACACAAAAGTTGTAGCGTGGAGCTGACATGGACTTCGTGGTGACCTGTCTCTCCTGTGAAAGTCAAAAGGATATTAGGACTATAAATACACACATATATACCGTTAAAGCCCATTTCCATCACTAACTGTGGACTAAGAAGAGATCTAAAACTGACCAAATCTGAAACCCTAGGTCTGCGAAATCCGACGATCATCAGATTATTGAACAGCTGCAGATTTTGGCATTATTTAGGAGGCCACTACTTTTGGGGATTCATCAATGGCAGTACCGGTAGTGAGATTTCCGATTTTCGTATTGGTGCGAGTGATCGGAGTTGCAGTGGCAGCCTTGGTGTTAACGTGGAGTGTGCATTACAGAGGAGGTTTAGCACTCATCTCTGACAATAAAGCTCTCATCTTTAACGTAAGCTTCTTTCATTTCTCTTCTTCCCTTTCCCTATTTCACGTTATTTACTTTACCTTTGCACTAATGCGAATGGAATTTGACTATAAGATTAGCAATAATCACAACTTAAGATATTGATTAGCCATGGTTATTGATAGAATTTAGCGGTAAAAGATATGTGTCATGCACTTATTGTTTTGGGGCAACCATAATTTTTTTGCCCAAGTGCAAAAGGTACGGCTGCACTTGCTGTTTCAGCTCAAATTCTCTCGACATAGTTGAAAATATTTTACATAATGTGTATTTGTATAGTCTGGACCTGTTATTACTGAGAATAGTAGTTGTAGTGGTGCCGGGTACTGATTCATTCTTTCCCTTTCAAAAAGATCTCTGTTTTAGAATGTCTTGAACTTTTCAGTGGAGATGTTTAATTATGGAATTTTGCAGATGATTTTCCTTTATTTTGTTTATT containing:
- the LOC104114848 gene encoding probable isoprenylcysteine alpha-carbonyl methylesterase ICMEL2 isoform X1; translation: MAMENEGDNEQLLSRASTLPSNLLTNNYKRRRKPLNKTKSTPATAGLCRQGSFSREIGHAAAETYLITRLSFKLLSYLGLGYRWITRLLGLALYAMLLMPGFLQVAYYYFFSPLVRRSVVYGDQPRNRLDLYLPENINSPKPVVAFVTGGAWIIGYKAWGSLLGKQLSEHDIIVACIDYRNFPQGTIGDMVEDVSQGISFVCSTIADYGGDPNRIYLMGQSAGAHISSCALMKQAIKESRGESVSWSASQIKAYFGLSGGYNLPNLVDHFNNRGLYRSIFLSIMEGEESLRNFSPEMMVQDQSSKAAIRLLPHVILFHGTSDSSIPSDSSKTFVDTLCGVGAQAELILYDGKTHTDLFLQDPLRGGKDDLFDHIVAYIHANDKDALAKDAMAPPRRRLVPEILLKLARRISPF
- the LOC104114848 gene encoding probable isoprenylcysteine alpha-carbonyl methylesterase ICMEL2 isoform X2, whose translation is MAMENEGDNEQLLSRASTLPSNLLTNNYKRRRKPLNKTKSTPATAGLCRQGSFSREIGHAAAETYLITRLSFKLLSYLGLGYRWITRLLGLALYAMLLMPGFLQVAYYYFFSPLVRRSVVYGDQPRNRLDLYLPENINSPKPVVAFVTGGAWIIGYKAWGSLLGKQLSEHDIIVACIDYRNFPQGTIGDMVEDVSQGISFVCSTIADYGGDPNRIYLMGQSAGAHISSCALMKQAIKESRGESVSWSASQIKAYFGLSGGYNLPNLVDHFNNRGLYRSIFLSIMEGEESLRNFSPEMMVQDQSSKAAIRLLPHVILFHGTSDSSIPSDSREKPIQTEP
- the LOC104114848 gene encoding isoprenylcysteine alpha-carbonyl methylesterase ICME-like isoform X4, with the translated sequence MLLMPGFLQVAYYYFFSPLVRRSVVYGDQPRNRLDLYLPENINSPKPVVAFVTGGAWIIGYKAWGSLLGKQLSEHDIIVACIDYRNFPQGTIGDMVEDVSQGISFVCSTIADYGGDPNRIYLMGQSAGAHISSCALMKQAIKESRGESVSWSASQIKAYFGLSGGYNLPNLVDHFNNRGLYRSIFLSIMEGEESLRNFSPEMMVQDQSSKAAIRLLPHVILFHGTSDSSIPSDSSKTFVDTLCGVGAQAELILYDGKTHTDLFLQDPLRGGKDDLFDHIVAYIHANDKDALAKDAMAPPRRRLVPEILLKLARRISPF
- the LOC104114848 gene encoding probable isoprenylcysteine alpha-carbonyl methylesterase ICMEL2 isoform X3, which encodes MAMENEGDNEQLLSRASTLPSNLLTNNYKRRRKPLNKTKSTPATAGLCRQGSFSREIGHAAAETYLITRLSFKLLSYLGLGYRWITRLLGLALYAMLLMPGFLQVAYYYFFSPLVRRSVVYGDQPRNRLDLYLPENINSPKPVVAFVTGGAWIIGYKAWGSLLGKQLSEHDIIVACIDYRNFPQGTIGDMVEDVSQGISFVCSTIADYGGDPNRIYLMGQSAGAHISSCALMKQAIKESRGESVSWSASQIKAYFGLSGGYNLPNLVDHFNNRGLYRSIFLSIMEGEESLRNFSPEMMVQDQSSKAAIRLLPHVILFHGTSDSSIPSDSRIL